From the genome of Vicia villosa cultivar HV-30 ecotype Madison, WI linkage group LG2, Vvil1.0, whole genome shotgun sequence, one region includes:
- the LOC131647921 gene encoding stress-response A/B barrel domain-containing protein At5g22580, producing the protein MAVTEEFKHFVIVKFKEGVVVEDLTKGMEKLVSEIDLVKSFEWGQDIESLDVLRQGFTHAFLMTFNKKEDFAAFQSHPNHVEFSEKFSAAIENIVLLDFPSTLVKPVKAAE; encoded by the exons ATGGCAGTCACAGAGGAATTCAAGCACTTTGTGATTGTCAAGTTCAAAGAAGGTGTAGTAGTAGAAGACCTCACAAAAGGAATGGAGAAGCTTGTCTCGGAGATTGATCTTGTCAAATCCTTTGAATG GGGACAAGATATTGAAAGCCTAGATGTGTTGAGACAAGGTTTCACTCATGCATTCTTGATGACATTCAACAAGAAAGAAGATTTTGCTGCTTTTCAGAGCCATCCAAACCATGTTGAGTTTTCTGAAAAGTTTTCTGCAGCTATTGAGAACATTGTGCTGCTGGATTTTCCATCGACACTTGTTAAGCCGGTCAAGGCAGCTGAATGA